In a genomic window of [Empedobacter] haloabium:
- a CDS encoding DNA topoisomerase IB, which translates to MKPEETTALPSAMLAGDAQAAARAAGLRYVTDARPGLSRVPNDGPGFRYLDADGRVIDDEATLGRIKSLAIPPAWTDVWICAQANGHLQATGRDARGRKQYRYHPRWRSVRDEVKYERMIAFGRALPGIRRAVDAALGLAGLPREKVLATIVYLLEATMMRIGNEEYAKENKSFGLTTLRNRHVRVDGKEVEFHFRGKSGVWHDVKVADRRLARIIGRMRDLPGQELFQYVDDDGARHSIDSSDVNDYLRTITGEDYTAKDFRTWSGTVLAALALQEFEKFDSETQAKKNVVRAIESVAKKLGNTPSVCRKCYVHPAVLDAYMDGAELAALRTRAEEELTRDLHDLQPEEAAVLALLQQRLEREAERAAGKGKGKAVASPARARTGSRARPAARKVAAVAA; encoded by the coding sequence ATGAAACCCGAAGAAACCACGGCGCTGCCCAGCGCCATGCTGGCGGGCGATGCCCAGGCCGCCGCCCGCGCCGCCGGCCTGCGCTACGTGACCGACGCCCGGCCCGGCCTGTCCCGTGTGCCCAACGATGGCCCGGGCTTTCGCTACCTGGACGCGGACGGCAGGGTGATCGACGACGAGGCCACGCTGGGCCGCATCAAGTCGCTGGCGATTCCGCCGGCCTGGACGGACGTGTGGATCTGCGCCCAGGCCAACGGTCACCTGCAGGCGACGGGCCGGGATGCGCGCGGGCGCAAGCAGTACCGCTACCACCCGCGCTGGCGCAGCGTGCGCGACGAAGTCAAGTACGAGCGGATGATCGCCTTCGGCCGCGCGCTGCCGGGCATCCGCCGTGCCGTCGACGCGGCGCTGGGCCTGGCGGGACTGCCGCGTGAGAAGGTCCTGGCGACGATCGTCTACCTGCTGGAGGCGACGATGATGCGCATCGGTAACGAGGAATATGCGAAGGAGAACAAGTCGTTCGGCCTGACCACCTTGCGCAACCGCCACGTGCGGGTGGACGGCAAGGAGGTCGAGTTCCACTTCCGCGGCAAGAGCGGCGTCTGGCACGATGTCAAGGTGGCGGACCGGCGCCTGGCCCGCATCATCGGCCGCATGCGCGACCTGCCGGGGCAGGAGCTGTTCCAGTACGTGGACGACGACGGTGCGCGCCATTCGATCGATTCCAGCGACGTCAACGACTACCTGCGCACCATCACCGGAGAGGACTACACGGCCAAGGACTTCCGCACCTGGTCCGGCACCGTGCTGGCCGCGCTGGCCCTGCAGGAGTTCGAGAAATTCGACTCCGAGACCCAGGCCAAGAAGAACGTGGTGCGCGCCATCGAGTCGGTGGCGAAAAAACTGGGCAATACGCCCTCCGTCTGCCGCAAGTGCTATGTGCATCCGGCCGTGCTGGACGCCTACATGGATGGCGCCGAACTGGCCGCGCTGCGCACCCGTGCCGAGGAGGAGCTGACGCGCGACCTGCACGACCTGCAGCCGGAGGAGGCGGCCGTGCTGGCGCTGCTGCAGCAGCGCCTGGAGCGGGAGGCGGAACGGGCCGCAGGCAAGGGCAAGGGCAAGGCCGTGGCCAGCCCGGCCCGGGCCAGGACCGGCAGCCGCGCCCGCCCGGCGGCACGCAAGGTGGCCGCCGTGGCCGCCTGA
- a CDS encoding DUF481 domain-containing protein produces MTTRSVPPLAGLLLAIALPLAAHAGDSIEERTWNTSAELGAITTSGNTSGTSVTGKIDARQELEDWSNQYILTGFFKEDRSEDSDGRKQSVRSAERFALSAKAAYKLMEDGQRLYVLGSHVDDRFGAYTRYSSVSVGRGQRLYKSPDKVVEVELGPGYFNGVRATGEEESGLTVRGAANVRWQISPSALFTQTVAVERGTSNVRSVAETALSTKINGTMQMKAAFSARNDTNVPVDKKNTDTQTSVTLVYSF; encoded by the coding sequence ATGACCACACGCTCCGTACCGCCGCTCGCCGGCCTGCTGCTCGCCATCGCCCTGCCCCTGGCCGCCCATGCCGGGGATTCCATCGAGGAACGCACCTGGAACACGTCGGCCGAACTGGGCGCGATCACGACCAGCGGCAATACCAGCGGCACCTCGGTGACCGGCAAGATCGACGCGCGCCAGGAACTGGAAGACTGGAGCAACCAGTACATCCTGACCGGCTTCTTCAAGGAAGACCGCAGCGAGGACAGCGACGGCCGCAAGCAGTCGGTCCGCTCGGCCGAGCGCTTCGCGCTGTCGGCCAAGGCGGCCTACAAGCTGATGGAGGACGGCCAGCGCCTGTACGTGCTGGGTTCGCACGTGGACGACCGCTTCGGCGCCTACACGCGTTACTCGTCCGTCTCGGTCGGCCGCGGCCAGCGCCTGTACAAGTCGCCGGACAAGGTCGTCGAGGTGGAATTGGGCCCGGGCTACTTCAACGGCGTGCGCGCCACCGGCGAGGAGGAAAGCGGCCTGACGGTACGCGGCGCGGCCAACGTGCGCTGGCAGATCAGCCCCTCCGCGCTGTTCACGCAGACGGTCGCCGTGGAACGGGGCACGTCGAACGTGCGCTCGGTGGCCGAAACGGCGCTGTCCACCAAGATCAACGGCACGATGCAGATGAAGGCCGCGTTCAGCGCGCGCAACGATACCAATGTGCCGGTCGATAAAAAGAATACGGATACGCAGACGTCCGTGACCTTGGTGTATTCGTTCTGA
- the ctaD gene encoding cytochrome c oxidase subunit I, producing the protein MTAPPHGRVLPSAVPRPPGELERLERVWRTPRGWRLVTSVNNTTVGLLYIGTALLFFLLAGILGLLMRAQLAVPDNTLLSAATYNQVFTMHGSVMMFLFAIPIVEALAVYLLPGMLGARDLPFPRLSAYAFWAYAIGGLGFFCTLFVGLAPDGGWFMYPPLTGKAYSPGLNADFWLLGIGFIEISAIAGAIELIVGILFTRAPGMTLARMPVYAWSMLVVGVMIVFAFPAIIAGTALLELERAFDWPFFIPARGGDPVLWQHLFWFFGHPEVYIIFLPAAGMVSTMIPTIARTPLVGRRAVIVALVGVGFFSFGLWAHHMFTAGLGVLEAGLVSAASMAVAVPTAVQVFAWIGTLWRGTVRITAPALFLLGFMFIFVLGGLTGVMVAVVPFDWQAHDTYFVVAHFHYVLIGGMVFPVFAGMYYWLPLVRGHALSERLGRWVFGLMFGGFHLAFFPMHVSGLLGMPRRVYTYPSGLGLDGLNLLSTVGAFVFAAGVLLFLGDLARTLRRPEREPGNPWGAATLEWLPNDCYAVRSIPQVDSAEPLWDRPALADEVVAGAHWLPGTATGKRETIVTSALAARPLYVLVLPTDGWMPFLAALGTAGFFLLLTIEWTGAAWACGIGAIGAVLAWLWGQDRPPPATQARVADNLGAANVLPVGASGAASPSWWATVIMLVVDAGVFLAFLFTYVHVSMRLDVCPPPGSRLAQPWMALLSAALLLASAGATTLAWRRPLTGSQRPLRWLVAAALACMLASFGLDVWAQLDAGLDPVAHAWGASVAGLLAYQGLHVVLLALVGPYVVARSLRRRLRPDSRATLDNSALIWLYAAGQGLVIAFALHGWPRLMG; encoded by the coding sequence ATGACGGCGCCGCCGCATGGGCGCGTGTTGCCCAGCGCCGTGCCGCGCCCGCCCGGCGAACTGGAACGGCTGGAACGGGTGTGGCGCACGCCACGCGGCTGGCGCCTCGTCACGTCCGTCAACAACACCACGGTGGGGCTGCTGTACATCGGCACGGCGCTGCTGTTCTTCCTGCTGGCCGGCATCCTGGGCCTGCTGATGCGCGCCCAGCTGGCCGTGCCGGACAACACGCTGCTCTCGGCCGCCACGTACAACCAGGTGTTCACCATGCACGGCAGCGTGATGATGTTCCTGTTCGCGATCCCCATCGTCGAGGCGCTGGCCGTGTACCTGCTGCCCGGCATGCTGGGCGCGCGCGACCTGCCGTTCCCGCGGCTGTCGGCATACGCGTTCTGGGCCTACGCCATCGGCGGGCTGGGCTTCTTCTGCACCCTGTTCGTCGGCCTGGCGCCGGACGGCGGCTGGTTCATGTACCCGCCGCTGACCGGCAAGGCGTACTCGCCAGGCCTGAACGCGGACTTCTGGCTGCTCGGCATCGGCTTCATCGAGATCTCGGCGATCGCCGGCGCCATCGAGCTGATCGTCGGCATCCTGTTCACCCGGGCGCCCGGCATGACCCTGGCGCGCATGCCCGTGTATGCGTGGTCGATGCTGGTGGTGGGCGTGATGATCGTGTTCGCGTTCCCGGCGATTATCGCCGGCACGGCGCTGCTGGAACTCGAGCGCGCGTTCGACTGGCCGTTCTTCATCCCGGCACGCGGCGGCGACCCGGTGCTGTGGCAGCACTTGTTCTGGTTCTTCGGCCACCCCGAGGTGTACATCATCTTCCTGCCGGCGGCCGGCATGGTGTCGACGATGATCCCGACCATCGCGCGCACGCCGCTGGTGGGCCGGCGTGCCGTCATCGTGGCGCTGGTCGGCGTCGGCTTCTTCAGCTTCGGCCTGTGGGCGCATCACATGTTCACGGCGGGGCTGGGCGTGCTGGAGGCCGGCCTGGTGTCGGCCGCCAGCATGGCCGTGGCCGTTCCCACCGCCGTGCAGGTATTCGCCTGGATCGGCACGCTGTGGCGCGGCACCGTGCGGATCACGGCACCGGCGCTGTTCCTGCTGGGCTTCATGTTCATCTTCGTGCTGGGCGGTCTGACGGGCGTGATGGTGGCCGTGGTGCCGTTCGACTGGCAGGCCCACGACACGTACTTCGTCGTCGCCCACTTCCACTATGTGCTGATCGGCGGCATGGTGTTCCCGGTGTTCGCGGGGATGTACTACTGGCTGCCGCTGGTGCGCGGCCACGCGCTGTCCGAACGGCTGGGACGCTGGGTGTTCGGCCTGATGTTCGGCGGCTTCCACCTGGCGTTCTTCCCGATGCACGTCAGCGGCCTGCTGGGCATGCCGCGCCGGGTCTACACCTATCCGTCCGGCCTGGGACTGGACGGCCTGAACCTGCTGTCCACCGTCGGCGCCTTCGTGTTCGCGGCCGGCGTGCTGCTGTTCCTCGGTGACCTGGCGCGCACCCTGCGCCGGCCCGAGCGCGAGCCCGGCAACCCGTGGGGCGCGGCCACGCTGGAATGGCTGCCGAACGACTGCTACGCCGTGCGCAGCATCCCGCAGGTGGACAGCGCCGAGCCGCTGTGGGACCGCCCCGCGCTGGCGGACGAGGTGGTGGCCGGCGCTCACTGGCTGCCCGGCACGGCCACCGGCAAGCGCGAGACCATCGTCACCAGCGCGCTGGCCGCGCGCCCGCTGTACGTGCTGGTACTGCCGACGGATGGCTGGATGCCGTTCCTGGCGGCGCTCGGCACGGCCGGCTTCTTCCTGTTGCTGACGATCGAGTGGACGGGGGCCGCGTGGGCCTGCGGCATCGGTGCGATCGGCGCCGTGCTGGCGTGGCTGTGGGGGCAGGACCGCCCGCCACCGGCCACGCAGGCCCGCGTGGCCGACAACCTGGGCGCCGCCAACGTGCTGCCGGTGGGCGCGTCCGGCGCCGCCAGCCCGTCCTGGTGGGCCACCGTCATCATGCTGGTGGTCGATGCCGGCGTGTTCCTGGCCTTCCTGTTCACTTATGTGCACGTCTCGATGCGGCTGGACGTCTGCCCGCCGCCGGGCAGCCGGCTGGCGCAGCCGTGGATGGCGCTGCTGTCGGCTGCGCTGCTCCTGGCCAGCGCCGGCGCCACGACGCTGGCGTGGCGCCGCCCGCTGACGGGCTCGCAACGCCCGCTGCGCTGGCTGGTGGCCGCGGCGCTGGCCTGCATGCTCGCCTCGTTCGGCCTGGACGTCTGGGCCCAGCTGGACGCCGGGCTCGATCCGGTCGCGCATGCCTGGGGCGCCAGCGTGGCGGGCCTGCTGGCCTACCAGGGCCTGCACGTGGTACTGCTGGCCCTGGTCGGGCCCTATGTCGTGGCGCGTTCGCTGCGGCGCCGCCTGCGTCCCGACAGCCGCGCCACGCTCGACAACAGCGCGCTGATCTGGCTGTACGCGGCGGGGCAGGGGCTGGTGATCGCGTTCGCGCTGCATGGCTGGCCGCGGCTGATGGGATGA
- a CDS encoding c-type cytochrome: protein MTAGFFDPASPDAITIARLGWTMFVAAAVILAALTWLTLRALRPGRRAVRARWWIVAGGLAFPVLGLTALLAWSAVATARLSPQTSLTPLRIAVTGHMWWWQVRYTDPATGREIALANELHIPVGRPVWLALGAGDVIHAFWVPALGGKIDMIPGRMHGLRVQAQRAGTYRGQCAEYCGEQHARMALDVVARPPAEFDAWLAAQAWPAAPPAHAQLARGQAVFLAQRCQACHAVRGVTPEVRGATLGPDLTHVGSRRTIAAGTLPTHAAALAGWLADPQAHKPGARMPATRALDGADLRALAAWLESLK, encoded by the coding sequence ATGACGGCGGGCTTCTTCGATCCCGCCAGCCCGGATGCCATCACGATCGCCCGCCTGGGCTGGACGATGTTCGTCGCCGCCGCCGTCATCCTGGCCGCGCTGACGTGGCTCACATTGCGCGCGCTGCGCCCTGGCCGCCGGGCCGTGCGGGCGCGCTGGTGGATCGTGGCCGGCGGCCTGGCCTTCCCCGTGCTGGGGCTGACGGCGCTGCTGGCCTGGAGCGCCGTCGCCACCGCGCGGCTGTCGCCGCAGACGTCGCTGACGCCATTGCGCATTGCCGTCACCGGCCATATGTGGTGGTGGCAGGTGCGCTACACCGACCCTGCCACCGGCCGCGAGATCGCGCTGGCCAACGAGTTGCATATTCCGGTCGGCCGGCCCGTCTGGCTGGCCCTGGGCGCGGGCGACGTGATCCACGCCTTCTGGGTGCCGGCGCTGGGCGGCAAGATCGACATGATCCCGGGCCGCATGCACGGGCTGCGCGTGCAGGCGCAGCGCGCCGGTACCTACCGCGGCCAGTGCGCCGAGTACTGCGGCGAACAGCATGCGCGCATGGCGCTCGACGTGGTGGCGCGGCCGCCGGCCGAATTCGACGCTTGGCTGGCCGCGCAGGCCTGGCCCGCGGCGCCGCCGGCGCATGCGCAACTGGCGCGCGGCCAGGCCGTGTTCCTGGCGCAGCGCTGCCAGGCCTGCCATGCGGTGCGCGGCGTCACCCCGGAAGTACGCGGTGCCACGCTGGGGCCGGACCTGACGCATGTCGGCAGTCGCCGTACCATCGCGGCCGGCACCTTGCCCACGCACGCGGCCGCGCTGGCCGGCTGGCTGGCCGATCCGCAGGCGCACAAGCCGGGAGCGCGCATGCCCGCCACGCGCGCGCTGGACGGCGCCGACCTGCGCGCGCTGGCGGCCTGGCTGGAGTCGCTGAAATGA
- a CDS encoding c-type cytochrome: MRARVCFRFGPRPMLASALLLAAALAGCSERRAPAGTDGADPERGRRLLAQFQCGSCHVIPGVEAARGTAGPPLATFGRQSYVAGTLPNDPPALARWLVDPPAVKPGTAMPALGVSPDDARHMAAYLATLR, translated from the coding sequence GTGCGCGCAAGAGTTTGCTTCCGCTTCGGTCCCCGTCCCATGCTCGCCAGCGCACTGCTGCTCGCGGCGGCGCTGGCCGGCTGCAGCGAACGGCGCGCGCCGGCAGGCACGGACGGCGCCGATCCGGAGCGGGGCCGGCGCCTGCTGGCGCAGTTCCAGTGCGGCAGCTGCCACGTGATCCCCGGCGTCGAGGCGGCGCGCGGCACGGCCGGGCCGCCGCTCGCCACGTTCGGACGCCAGAGCTACGTCGCGGGCACGCTGCCGAACGATCCGCCGGCGCTGGCGCGCTGGCTGGTCGATCCGCCGGCCGTCAAGCCGGGCACCGCGATGCCGGCGCTGGGCGTGTCGCCGGACGATGCGCGCCATATGGCGGCCTACCTGGCGACGCTGCGATGA
- a CDS encoding c-type cytochrome, translated as MTRPFRSHALRVASASALAAVLGAAAVAALAGYAVFRGGWYDVAATRQHFQFVHTLLERAMQHSVAFHARDIEVPRQPGEAALLRGAHLYVRHCQQCHGGPGVAPLPFAQSMQPVPGPLVDAARRWRPPELYYITRHGIKMSGMPAWGARLAEPELWALVAFLGQLPHLTADGYRGMLGAAAPAAATAAAAPLPPPDRVRGRLVLTQYACQSCHLIPGVTGPATYVGPPLYDLARRSHLAGLLPNTADNLARWIRAPQAVHAQTTMPTLGVSERDARDMAAYLLTTREGSHQ; from the coding sequence ATGACCCGCCCGTTCCGCTCCCATGCCTTGCGCGTCGCCAGCGCGAGCGCCCTCGCCGCCGTGCTGGGCGCTGCCGCGGTGGCGGCTTTGGCGGGCTACGCGGTGTTCCGCGGCGGCTGGTACGACGTGGCCGCCACGCGCCAGCACTTCCAGTTCGTGCATACGCTGCTGGAGCGGGCCATGCAGCATTCGGTGGCCTTTCACGCGCGCGACATCGAGGTCCCGCGCCAGCCGGGCGAGGCCGCGCTCCTGCGCGGTGCCCACCTGTACGTCCGCCACTGCCAGCAATGCCACGGCGGCCCAGGCGTGGCACCGCTGCCGTTCGCGCAAAGCATGCAGCCGGTGCCGGGCCCGCTGGTGGACGCGGCGCGGCGCTGGCGGCCTCCCGAGCTGTATTACATCACCCGGCACGGCATCAAGATGAGCGGCATGCCGGCCTGGGGGGCGCGCCTGGCCGAGCCGGAGCTGTGGGCGCTGGTCGCCTTCCTGGGCCAGCTGCCGCACCTGACGGCGGACGGCTACCGCGGCATGCTGGGCGCCGCTGCCCCGGCGGCGGCCACGGCCGCCGCGGCGCCGCTGCCGCCGCCCGATCGCGTGCGCGGCCGCCTCGTCCTGACCCAGTATGCCTGCCAGAGCTGCCACCTGATCCCCGGCGTGACCGGCCCCGCCACCTACGTCGGGCCGCCGCTGTACGACCTGGCGCGGCGCAGCCATCTCGCCGGGCTGCTGCCCAACACGGCCGACAACCTGGCGCGCTGGATCCGCGCGCCGCAAGCGGTGCATGCGCAGACGACGATGCCCACGCTGGGCGTCTCCGAGCGCGATGCGCGCGACATGGCCGCCTACCTGCTGACCACCCGCGAAGGAAGCCATCAATGA
- a CDS encoding AI-2E family transporter, which translates to MNDHTPQHVPEQRFARRVALVNGIVILALLVLAALWFAHDALLLVFACVLFAILLYELAGTVHRHLGLSRKWSLAVVVTVLLLVFGVGGWLMAPQIGEQADTLAQAVPDALQRMRAAMEQQPLLRRLMAGVPSPEQMQKQLMQLVPNAGLFFSGLLGAVGNVVIILFVGVYFAAQPHLYIEGFVTLVPPAKRARAREVLDELARTLARWLLGKAASMLLVGVASAAGLALLDIPLALILGLIAGLLDFIPYIGPLLAGVPAVLIAFSGDPTQALYVVLLFAAIQLVEGYLLSPLIEKRTVSLPPALTIVMQLLFGALFGMAGVALATPLTAVLAVLVSMLYVQDMLGDPVRTPSESQGR; encoded by the coding sequence ATGAACGATCACACGCCCCAGCACGTTCCGGAACAGCGCTTCGCGCGCCGCGTCGCCCTCGTCAACGGCATCGTCATCCTGGCCCTGCTCGTGCTGGCCGCGTTGTGGTTCGCGCATGACGCGCTGCTGCTCGTATTCGCCTGCGTGCTGTTCGCGATCCTGCTGTACGAGCTGGCCGGCACGGTGCACCGGCACCTGGGCCTGTCGCGCAAGTGGTCGCTGGCCGTGGTGGTGACGGTGCTGCTGCTGGTGTTCGGCGTGGGCGGCTGGCTGATGGCGCCGCAGATCGGCGAGCAGGCCGACACGCTGGCGCAGGCGGTACCGGACGCACTGCAGCGCATGCGCGCGGCGATGGAACAGCAGCCGCTGCTGCGGCGCCTGATGGCCGGCGTGCCCTCGCCGGAGCAGATGCAGAAGCAATTGATGCAGCTGGTGCCGAACGCCGGCCTGTTCTTCTCCGGCCTGCTGGGCGCCGTGGGCAACGTCGTCATCATCCTGTTCGTCGGCGTCTACTTCGCCGCGCAGCCGCACCTCTACATCGAAGGCTTCGTGACGCTGGTGCCGCCCGCCAAGCGGGCGCGCGCGCGGGAAGTGCTGGACGAGCTGGCGCGCACGCTGGCGCGCTGGCTGCTCGGCAAGGCGGCGTCGATGCTGCTGGTGGGCGTGGCCTCCGCCGCCGGGCTGGCGCTGCTGGACATTCCGCTCGCCCTGATCCTCGGCCTGATCGCCGGGCTGCTCGATTTCATCCCGTATATCGGCCCGCTGCTGGCGGGCGTGCCCGCGGTGCTGATCGCGTTTTCCGGCGACCCCACGCAGGCGCTGTACGTGGTGCTGCTGTTCGCCGCCATCCAGCTGGTCGAGGGCTACCTGCTCTCGCCGCTGATCGAAAAACGCACCGTGTCGCTGCCCCCGGCGCTGACGATCGTCATGCAATTGCTGTTCGGCGCCCTGTTCGGCATGGCCGGGGTGGCGCTGGCGACACCGCTGACGGCCGTGCTGGCGGTGCTGGTGTCGATGCTGTACGTGCAGGATATGCTGGGCGATCCGGTGCGCACGCCTTCCGAGAGCCAGGGACGGTAG
- the msbA gene encoding lipid A export permease/ATP-binding protein MsbA, whose translation MQSRQLYFRLLRQFLSHGGVLAATLIAVGVASLTDVLLIRQLQNVVDALRPQGISHGAEVAGGVLTTVGQWIDRFMPVDAAQAALWTIPAIIMALAFLRMVSSFAGDYGSSWLSNRVQADLRGQMFRCILRLPNGYFDQSSTGTTLSRVTFDANQVSQAGLNVLNVAVRDSVATAGYLVSLFTIDWQLAVFCLGLLPLVALVVIFAGRRMRRLSESAQHAMGELTRVLDESIGGQRVVKIFGGQEYEQRRFDDVVRLNRQLAVKHSATAAMNSGIIMMLVGATLSAVIYFALVRAQAGALSPGAFVAFMGSLMAMQSPIKNLTKINEPLQRGLAAAKSVFGLIDAPIETDQGTRPLARAAGRIELQHVGFRYGVTDPDAAPALRDVSLAIAAGETVALVGGSGSGKTTLASLLPRFYDVTTGAILLDGVDLREYRLADLRQQIALVSQDVVLFNDTLAANIAYGDPAPDQARIEAAARAAYAHEFIERQPQGYATEVGENGLRLSGGQRQRLAIARALYKDAPILILDEATSALDTESERQVQAALERLMKGRTTVVIAHRLSTIENADRIVVMNGGAIAEAGTHEALLAQGGLYARLYQTQKQLST comes from the coding sequence GTTGACGGACGTGCTGCTGATCCGCCAGCTGCAAAACGTCGTGGACGCGCTGCGGCCGCAAGGCATCAGCCACGGCGCCGAGGTGGCGGGCGGGGTGCTGACGACGGTGGGACAGTGGATCGACCGCTTCATGCCGGTGGACGCGGCGCAGGCCGCGCTGTGGACGATCCCCGCCATCATCATGGCGCTGGCCTTCCTGCGCATGGTCAGCAGCTTCGCCGGCGACTATGGCTCGTCCTGGCTCAGCAACCGGGTGCAGGCCGACCTGCGCGGCCAGATGTTCCGCTGCATCCTGCGGCTGCCGAACGGCTACTTCGACCAGTCCTCCACCGGCACCACCTTGTCGCGGGTGACGTTCGACGCCAACCAGGTGTCGCAGGCCGGCCTCAACGTCCTCAATGTCGCCGTGCGCGATTCCGTCGCCACCGCGGGCTACCTCGTGTCGCTGTTCACGATCGACTGGCAGCTGGCCGTGTTCTGCCTGGGCCTGTTGCCGCTGGTGGCGCTCGTCGTCATCTTCGCGGGCCGGCGCATGCGCCGCCTGTCGGAAAGCGCGCAGCACGCGATGGGCGAGCTGACCCGCGTGCTGGACGAGAGCATCGGCGGCCAGCGCGTGGTCAAGATCTTCGGCGGCCAGGAATACGAGCAGCGCCGCTTCGACGACGTGGTGCGGCTGAACCGCCAGCTGGCCGTCAAGCACTCGGCCACCGCCGCCATGAACTCGGGGATCATCATGATGCTGGTCGGCGCGACGCTGTCGGCCGTGATCTATTTCGCGCTGGTGCGCGCGCAGGCGGGCGCGCTCTCGCCCGGCGCCTTCGTGGCATTCATGGGTTCCCTGATGGCGATGCAGTCGCCGATCAAGAACCTCACCAAGATCAACGAGCCGCTGCAGCGCGGGCTGGCGGCGGCGAAATCCGTGTTCGGCCTGATCGACGCACCCATCGAAACGGACCAAGGCACGCGCCCGCTGGCGCGCGCTGCCGGCCGCATCGAGCTGCAGCACGTGGGCTTCCGCTACGGCGTGACCGACCCGGACGCGGCCCCGGCGTTGCGCGACGTGTCGCTGGCCATCGCGGCCGGCGAGACGGTCGCCCTGGTGGGCGGTTCAGGCAGCGGCAAGACGACCTTGGCCAGCCTGCTGCCACGCTTCTACGACGTGACGACGGGCGCGATCCTGCTCGATGGCGTGGACCTGCGCGAGTACCGCCTGGCCGACCTGCGCCAGCAGATCGCGCTGGTCAGCCAGGACGTGGTGCTGTTCAACGACACCCTGGCCGCCAATATCGCCTATGGCGACCCGGCACCCGACCAGGCCCGCATCGAGGCCGCCGCGCGCGCCGCCTACGCGCACGAATTCATCGAGCGCCAGCCGCAGGGTTATGCGACCGAGGTGGGCGAGAACGGCCTGCGCCTCTCGGGCGGCCAGCGCCAGCGCCTGGCGATCGCGCGCGCGCTGTACAAGGACGCGCCGATCCTGATCCTGGACGAGGCCACCAGCGCGCTGGACACGGAATCGGAACGGCAGGTGCAGGCCGCGCTGGAGCGCCTGATGAAGGGCCGCACGACGGTGGTCATCGCGCACCGGCTGTCGACCATCGAGAATGCCGACCGCATCGTCGTCATGAACGGCGGCGCCATCGCCGAGGCGGGCACCCACGAGGCCCTGCTGGCGCAGGGCGGCTTGTATGCGCGCTTGTACCAGACGCAGAAGCAGCTGAGCACGTAG